The genomic region TTCCTGATTCACCACAGTCTCTTTGGGAGCATGCTGAGGTTGTCAGGGGTGCATGAGGGCACACGGGGGTTAATCCGGgtttatttctttctgttttcttgtctGCAGGAAAAGCCTCAGCTCTTTGACAAACTGGATCTTCTGCCATTGGATCCAACACAGGAGCTGATCTTCCCTCCAGAGCTGATTGTAAGTCATCAAAGGCAACACGAGGAAGGTCTTTAAAATTCACACTTACATCCTGGTTTGGTGCAGGAGTATCTAAAGCTCCAGTTAAACTATTGATGCTACAGTAATGTCCCTTTTCACTACAGCTGATGGCAGATACAACGAGCCCTCAAACACTCACCTTTCATGGGGAGAGGGTCACCTGGGTGTCTCCGGTTTCTCTGGAGGAGCTGATCCAGCTCAAGGCCAAACATCCCAAAGCTCCCCTGGTCATGGGCAACACCAACATAGGTCAGCAGAAAACACCCTCTGAGGTGTTTCTAACATGATTTAAAGAGTGGAAATGGAgaaaagatttttctttgtcattattTGATCAAATTCAGGTTTCTAAACAAGATCAATTACTGGTTAGACTCCTGCTTTTATAAAGTGTATCGTTTTAACCCGCTGTATTTGCTTTGTGCTGAAGGTCCAGACATGAAGTTCAAAGGCATCCTACATCCGCTGATCATCTCTCCAACCAGAGTGAAGGGGCTGTTCGAGGTCTCTCAGACGCCACAGGGTGGGTAACCTACACCTTCAGCTGAGGCTCCAGCCCTCTGTTGGTGTTCATGCACAGACAATGAGTTTATTTTAGGGTGTGCAAGAGGTATTTAAAGGAAAGATAAAGTTGGTTAATGTGCTTCCTCTCTGCAGGCGTTTGGGTGGGAGCGGGCTGCAGTTTGTCTGAGCTTCACTCTGTCTTGGAGAAGCTGGTTCCTCAGTTCCCGGAGGAGAAGACTGAGGTGTTCAGAGCACTGAACCGGCAGCTGGGGAACCTGGGAAGTGTGCAGATCCGAAACGTCGCTGTAAGGAGAAATCGCACATGTGCAATTGATTgttattatttgtgttttacttCATTTCTAGATTTATTTTCCCCCCTCCTCCACATCCTGTTTCCATCGCTTAAATTAACCCTTGCTGTAGCACTAAGAGCAAAGAGCAAGAATTAAAAGATTCATAGGATTTTGTTTTAACATCATCCTGATGCAGGATCCTCAGTTGATATTTGCTCATAtttatttgaacatttaatACATCTTGTTTGAGATGTATTCATATTATTTGTAACTGGCACTGTGGTTTCTTGCTTATGGAACATAGACTTAAGTTTGAATAACGTGGACTGCTGCTTTGTGGACACTGCATCAGTGCTGGTGCGTTCCTCTCACCACATGTTGCATTTTAGCCGAGGGCGAGCAGAAAAGGCTCattgtttttgtgaaatatgAAACTCCCTGATGAAGGCTTGTGTGCAGAAGCCTGTTGGAGTTCATCCAGTTGAGCTTGACTAAAGCATGAGAATGAAgccatttttaaatgatttttaagcctgtaataataataataataataataataataataataataataataataataataataataataataataataatggattggatttatatagcgcttttcaaggcacccaaagcgctttacaataccactattcattcactctcacattcacacactggtggaggcaagctacagttgtagccacagctgccctggggcagactgacagaagcgaggctgccatatcgtgccatcggcccctctggccaacaccagtaggcaagtagggtaaagtgtcttgcccaaggacacaacgaccaggacagagagcccagggatcgaaccggcaaccttccggttacagatgcgattcccaaccccctgagccatggtCGCCCATGTATGTACCCATCTATCTGTTTTCaatgtcacagggccaacatgTAGACGACCGTTCATGCTCACATTGACAtctttagaatcaccagttaaccgaACACCGTGCATGTTTTTGGGGCTCTGGGAGGGAGTCGGAGTGAAACCACACAGACTTGGTAAGGACAAGCAAACTCCATGCAGAAAGACCCCCACTGTAGATTCTAAtgcaggaccttcttgctgtgaggcgatGGTGCAAGTATTGCTTTTGTTGCatataagcttttttttttttttttttttttttttgctgagctGTAGTGCTCTGCACTTATTCCAGAAGGTACTCTGAGCCCGTTGCTCATTTTACAGGGCCGATCTGTAATGGCTGCAGCTGCCGCGCACGGCTGTGACTGGGGTGTCAGGAACCGGTTAACAATAACCAGTCAAACAGTTGCTGCACAACATCAAAAAACCAACACCACATTTAAATTTCCCATAGAACTGAAAGTAAAAAGCTCCTAAGATGTtacgtttcatgcatcggtctAACATTGTTTAAATGGTGCCTGAGTGGCCAAAGCTGAGGGCACAGCTGCTCTCATGCTAGCTCAGCCAGTGAAGGTCTACTGCAGATGATGAGAAATACTACTGCAATATAGTGAACGTTTCCTCATGGGTCAGACGTCATGCAAAAAATCAGCTAGACAAAGAAGAAATATCTTCGCTGTGGGCATGAGGGGGCACTGTAAGACAAAAAGAGGGCTGGCTTCAAAGAAACTAGAACTCAAAGCCTTGAATTAAAACTTAAACTGATTATAATCTCCTCTCGTTTCTGAGTACAAGTTTAATGTGTCTGCATTTAGTCTCTGGGAGGAAACATCGTGAGTGCGTACCCCAACTCGGACCTGAATCCCATTTTGGCTGCCGGCAACTGCAAAGTCAGCGTGATTTCCAGCGgtgagtcaaaaaaaaaaaatatcaagatgAGTGATGAATAAACAAACTGCAACTTGAACTCTATGAATTCACCAGGAGGAAGACGAGAGGTTCCCCTGAATCAGGACTTCTTCGTGGGATTTGGGAAAGTCATCCTGCAGCCGGAGGAGATTGTCGTCTCCGTTTTCATCCCCTTTTCCAGAAAGGTACACcaactttattctttatttgtaAGAACATGCTGCGTCTCCTCCACACTGGTGACACATATTTTACTGTGTGGCTGTGAGCGTCTGTCATAGATTATGTGCTAAAGAGAAAACGATTACTAGTGCTGCACCTCGTCTCACCTGCAGGGGGAGTTTGTTCAGGCTTTACGCCACGCACCGAGGAAGGAGGCCTCCTTCGCCACCGTGACAGCCGGGATGAGGGTGATGTTCTCAGAGAGCTCCAGAGTGGTTCAGGATGTCAGTATTTACTACGGAGGGATGGGCCCGACCACAGTCAGTGCAGCCAAAACCTGCCAGGCCATCATCAGGAGGTCTCTTTGTTTTCCCCTCAATTTCCGCTCTCTACTTTACTTCATTACTTTCTCACCTTGTGCTGATTTGCTTTTCTTCCCTTCAGGCCGTGGGACGACGAGACCCTCGGCCAAGCCTACGACATCCTTCTGGAAGAGCTGGCCCTCCCTCCTTCAGCTCCAGGAGGGAAGGTGGAGTTTCGTAGGTCTCTGACTCTTAGTCTGCTCTTCAAATTCTACCTGGAGGTCCTGCACAAGCTGAAAGCAATGGTAAAAAGAGATCTACTTTAAAGAAATAGTGCAGGGTAATGTGGTAAATCCAACtgacttaaatgtgtttttacagaATGTGATCACAGACGAGGTCCCTGAGAAGATACAACCTTTACCCAGAGAGATCCAACCTGGCCTGCAGGAGTTCCAGGTTACAAAATGGCTTTCAGAATGGTTTAACTCAAAAGCAGATGTGCTTTCTTCATAAACACgactacttcctcttcctcatcagCCTGTCTCAAAGGACCAGAGTAACCACGATGCAGTAGGGCGTCCCATGATGCATCGGTCCGCCATCAGCCAGGCCACAGGCGAGGCTGTGTACTGCGATGACCTCCCAAAGATAGAGGGCGAGCTCTTCCTCATGGTGGTCACCAGCTCCCGACCACACGCTAAGATCACGTAAGCACCAAATGGCAACGCCAACAAGGAAAAGCCAAAAACtacagttcctctaatggccacagGAGGTGTCTTGTTCATGATCACAAGTAATTATGGTCCCTTCACACAGGCAGCACTAAAAAGCAGATTCTTCTGTTGCTTGCACTGCATAATAGGTTTCCTGCTGTGTCAGCAGGACTTCCACAGGGCTGTGGACTGACATACATTTGCGCGAACAATAGAAATGCAAAATAATGGATGCATACAGGAAACATGAAGACCATGATCAGCTGCAGGAAGTGACAGGAAAGGCAGAGCAATGCAGCCAGATGGACACAGATTTGCTTAACCTTTAAAACGTTAGCCTTAAAACATGGCTTCCACATCAGCAATGCAAAGCTATCTAAAAACCTGTATTCTATCCAAAgaccaccagatggcgatagctgAGCGATGACCTCtaggttttgttgtgtgtgtgctccTGGTCATGCTTTGTTTCCAAAGACAGATGGTGtcactaacaaaaagacagacagcaGATCTGGCGATGTTAATACTTTCATTGGGAGTCACTGAGATTACAAGGCAGTGCATCAGGGGGCCAGATGATGGTTTGCACAtatgcagaggagggatggtgGATATTCTGGACATGGGATGTTAAAGAAAATCATGCCTGTGCAGTTATGAAGGAGTAAAGTTACATTTTGTCTCTGGCTGTAAAGATGTTTAATTCTGCTTTAAAGTCaggcattttaacatgggactcTATGGCGACTGACTCATGCTTGGAGTCCGCCTCAAGTGGtcactagaggaactgcagtgttTGGCGCATTATTGTTGGTTTCACTTTTGCAATCAACATTAGGGTTGGgcgatatgtaaaaaaaaaaaaaaaaaaattccaaccGGCAATTGTGAGTCCAGCAATCGTGGGCGATATATTCGCGTATGCGCAGACTTTTTGATGGGCGGAGCAATGTAATCATGCATGGTCATCacgattaaattttttttaaacacactcgACCCATCTGGAGCACAGAACGGACGAACTCCCAAAATGCATTGACGgagacatttcagggattttgagtcagTCTGCGCTCCAGCTGGCTTAATTGTTAATCGCGTCAAGTCGTGTTAATtcgtaaaaaaaaacactaaagaaaaaagttgccaatgtttgttttgtttttttttgttttttttgtttgtttgttttgtttttttttttggggggggggggggtgtttgggCCAGATGAAAAAGGATGTAATCAAAGCAGTGTGCTGCTTGTGCAGACGTATAGTGCGAGCAAAGCACTCAAACACGACTAACTTACATGAGTATGTACGTGTCCACCATCCGGCTGAGTATGCTTGGCTATCACCAGCTTCTGCAGCTCCATCAACAAGCATTTGGGCGCACTCTGAAGAGGGTGCAGTGGCTCGCAGTTGAAAGAgggtgcttttaaaaaaaaaaaaatacacaaatttttattttttttttggggggggttctGTTGACTGCTTCTATTAGCTCCATCATTCTTAGCAAACTCACTcatgggcaaataaataaatcaccctGGTAAACTTCTCAAACACGACTAACTTGCATGAGCGATTGGACTAATGTTCATCCAATCGCCCCACCCTAGTCAACATAGACAAACTTCACTTTGGAGCTTTTGAGTTTCATTATCTTTAAATAACGAGCTTTAGTGCATTTACATTAGGAAAAAGAGGCTCTTTCTGGTGTTTTCATGCTGATATTTTGATGTTTGCTGTCTGACAGAGGGCTGGATGTGAGCGAAGCCCTACAGCTTCCCGGCGTTGTCGACGTCATCACAACCAAAGACATTCCCGGGAAGAAAGTCCGCACATTTTGCGGCTATAATGAGGAGCTGCTTGCCGAGAGCGAGGTAGAGCCTTCTGCGCACCCGCTGCTCTTTACTCACATTTAAACACTAATGGGGAAATTACGACACTCACCATATCTGCAGGTGTCGTGCATCGGTCAGATGATATGTGCGGTGGTCGCCGACACAAAGGCGCACGCCAAACgaggagcagcagctgtaaAGATCAGCTATGAAGACCTGCCCGATCCCATTTTCACGATCGAGGTTTGACTTTTTACCCTTTGAGCATCTGCATCATGGGGAATACTATAGTTTGAGTAGTAAAACTGTTTCTGTTCCTTTACATCGGGgtgttttgctctgttttttgaTAATTCACTGGAGAAAATGCTAAAAGTGCAGATGGGTAAACTTTTCAACGTCACACTTTTTGTGACAGGAAGCCGTCGAGAAGTCATCTTACTTTGAACCACGACGTTTGCTTCAGAGGGGAGATGTGACTGAAGCCTTTAAAACTGTCGACAAGGTTTATGAAGGTAAAAGTTGTTTGAGAACAAcgtctgctttttctttttaaactctgCATGTTTTCTCCTCAGGGGAGATTCGAATTGGAGGCCAGGAGCATTTCTACATGGAGACGCAGAGCATGCTGGTGGTTCCCGTCGGCGAGGAGATGGAGTTCAACGTTTACATCTCCACTCAGTGGCCAACTTTGATTCAGGTAAACGGAGCAGGTGTGTGTCAGTGAACCTGAGAGTTACTCAGTGAGTAATGGCTCACCAGTGCTCACATGTTGAACATAAAAGACAAGTCAGAGCTGCAGGTGGGTTGGATCTCTCTGTGCAGGATGCTGTTGCCGAGACATTGAACATCGCATCCAACAGAGTCACTTGTCATGTCAAAAGAGTGGGCGGAGCCTTTGGAGGGAAGGTCACCAGAACCTCAGTTTTGGCTTCTATCACCTCGGTGGCTGCTTGGAAGTGAGTCCAAAGGATTAGCAAGTCTTTCACACAGGCTGGTCGGTAACCTCCAAGCCACAAATATCTGACAGAGGCCGttcactttcaaagtaaaaggtcTACGTTACCAAAGCAATTGCAAGTAGGTTTTTGTTTCAGCACCATCTCTGTAGCCACTGGCCAACTAGTGGGGAATACAGCAATTTCCTTAACAGCTGGCAGTTGCTAAGGGTCGCTTACCTTCACTCTCTGGACCTGTGTTACTGAGGCCTGAAGAgacattaataaagaaaaagaagctggaaagttcttacattttgttttcttttattataacTGTTTAAAGGACCAATCGTGCCGTCCGCTGTGTCCTGGAGCGCGGCGAGGACATGCTCATTACAGGAGGCCGACATCCCACCCTGGGAAAATATAAGGTACAACCAAGCGCACAGGATATACCTTCTAATTTTTTAGGTGTTGCccactgttttgattttattttatttatttagtgtttAAGAAAATTACTTTTGAATTTCAAATATACTTGGTATCGTTATTTATTGGTTAGGATTCTGAGTGTTTTGTGTGAGGGGAGCCTTCCAGCGCTTTAATTATTCAAACAGTGTGATGTAAGACAGAACCAAGGTGCAGCAGAGTCTGCAGAGAGGTTTGTGTTTGTCTCTCAGCTGTAAAGGCTGATGTGGTATTGTCTGCACTCTACCGAGCAGGCGTGAAACGTGGATGCCTAAGTTTGTGACTCCAGTAACTCAAAGAAGCGATGTAGGAGTTTTAAATCAATACCATAGGTGTATCTACTAGGAGGTTGAGCGGTAGCTCCAGTATTTTTTGTAAAGAGTTGTCTTACATTTCTTACTTTCTTGGTGGTTTACAAATGTGGGCTTTAAAGGATTTCATCTTCAGTTTTGAAAGGTTGTGACCAAAAGATCTTTAaactttttagttttaaaggcaTTGTTGACTTGTGTTCGTCATCATCCTGGGAGTTGACTGCTGTTTGTTTCAGGTGGGTTTCATGAATGATGGGAAGATTGTTGCTGCAGATTTCCAGTTCTTTGCCAACAGTGGCAACACTGTAGATGAGTCTCCCTTGGTAAGTGGAAAAAGGAAATGCTACTGGAGATAAATGTAAGTGAAACGCCAAAGAACGTAAGAGTGGATTTTGTGGTGTTTGCAGGTTGCTGAGAAGATGGTCCTCCACATGGACACCGCGTACAACATCCCCAATCTGCGAGGTCGCGGCACCGCATGCAAGACCAACCTGCCATCAAACACTGCCTTCAGGGGCTTTGGGGTGCCCCAGGGCCTGCTGATCGTGGAGAACATGATCAACGACGTTGCCATGGTGTTGGGATGCCCCGCCGACAAGGTTCCGCCCCAACCTCTCCTGCCACGAGCTCGACCGGGTTTACAAAACAGCAtctaattaaatgtttaaaatcctTCATCAGATTCGGGAGATGAACATGTACAGGGGCCCTTCGACCACCCACTACAAGTTTGAGTTCAACCCCGAGAACTTGCTGCGCTGCTGGGAAGAGTGCAAGCGCCGGTCTGACTACAGTGCCCGCCGTGGCGCCATCGAGCAGTTTAACGAGCAGAACCGCTGGAAGAAGAGGGGGATTTCCATCATCCCCATCAAATATGGCATCGCCTTTTCAGATGGCTTCCTTAATCAGGTCTGATCTTATTCTGTCCCCGCAGGCTTGGAgtttccagagttttgtgctCATGTTCACAAGTTTTTGCTGATGTGAAAGTCAGCAAAAACTTTGCCTTCATTGTTGGCGCCATACAAAAAGAAGCCATATCTAGTAATAGATCATGCAAAAGGGCATGGAGAGAGCTGCACAACACTGCATGACACCCTGTGATGTCACAATGACTCCGTGAAGTCTTGCAGAATGACACACTGCAAGAATATATCTTAGATTTTTACAGCTTACAGAAGCCAAAGAGCCAATTCTGCTCAAGTCCTGTGTGTAAAGACAAGAGCCTGTTTCAGGgtctttatgtttgtgttttttgggtatttttttttttctttgtagttgTTACTGCTGTGGCTGCGCGACTGCAGGTTGCATGCAGTCAGCTCAGTAGCCGCTTGCTTCTgtttagttcagttttgtttgtggCAGGCTGCAG from Astatotilapia calliptera chromosome 23, fAstCal1.2, whole genome shotgun sequence harbors:
- the aox6 gene encoding aldehyde oxidase 6; the protein is MSAGKQGDALCFFINGKKVTENHADPETMLLPFLRQKMKLTGTKYGCGGGGCGACTVMVSRYQPATKSIIHYSANACLLPLCQLHGAAVTTVEGIGSTKTRIHPVQERIAKAHGSQCGFCTPGMVMSTYALLRNKPQPTMDDITQALAGNLCRCTGYRPIVEGCRTFCQEANCCQANGAANCCLNGEKNGDEPEQEKPQLFDKLDLLPLDPTQELIFPPELILMADTTSPQTLTFHGERVTWVSPVSLEELIQLKAKHPKAPLVMGNTNIGPDMKFKGILHPLIISPTRVKGLFEVSQTPQGVWVGAGCSLSELHSVLEKLVPQFPEEKTEVFRALNRQLGNLGSVQIRNVASLGGNIVSAYPNSDLNPILAAGNCKVSVISSGGRREVPLNQDFFVGFGKVILQPEEIVVSVFIPFSRKGEFVQALRHAPRKEASFATVTAGMRVMFSESSRVVQDVSIYYGGMGPTTVSAAKTCQAIIRRPWDDETLGQAYDILLEELALPPSAPGGKVEFRRSLTLSLLFKFYLEVLHKLKAMNVITDEVPEKIQPLPREIQPGLQEFQPVSKDQSNHDAVGRPMMHRSAISQATGEAVYCDDLPKIEGELFLMVVTSSRPHAKITGLDVSEALQLPGVVDVITTKDIPGKKVRTFCGYNEELLAESEVSCIGQMICAVVADTKAHAKRGAAAVKISYEDLPDPIFTIEEAVEKSSYFEPRRLLQRGDVTEAFKTVDKVYEGEIRIGGQEHFYMETQSMLVVPVGEEMEFNVYISTQWPTLIQDAVAETLNIASNRVTCHVKRVGGAFGGKVTRTSVLASITSVAAWKTNRAVRCVLERGEDMLITGGRHPTLGKYKVGFMNDGKIVAADFQFFANSGNTVDESPLVAEKMVLHMDTAYNIPNLRGRGTACKTNLPSNTAFRGFGVPQGLLIVENMINDVAMVLGCPADKIREMNMYRGPSTTHYKFEFNPENLLRCWEECKRRSDYSARRGAIEQFNEQNRWKKRGISIIPIKYGIAFSDGFLNQAAALVHIYKDGSVLVSHGGTEMGQGVHTKMQQIASRELHIPPSKIYISETSTNTVPNTCPSAASFGTDANGMAVKDACQILYQRLEPIRKKNPKGTWESWANKAFMEKISLSATGFYKGPDLYVDWDKMEGQPYAYYTYGVSCSEVELDCLTGEYRTLRTDIVVDIGKSVNPSVDMGQIEGAFMQGLGLYTLEELKFSPFGLLYTRGPSQYKIPAVCDVPLQFNVYLLPDSDNPYAIYSSKGIGEPTLFLGSSVFFAIKDAVAAARSDSGLKGPFSLNSPATPERACLASASPFTQKVPASKPGSFKPWALDI